GAACTTCTATGAGATAAAGGCGCGCAACCATATGCTGGACGACAAGGCGCAACTGCGCGAGGAAACCAAGCAGTATGTGCCGCGCTTTCTGGCCATTACCAAGATCATGCGCAACCTGCCCGATCTGGGCTTTGAGCCCATCCGTCCTGAAAACGCGCCTGGGGTGCAGCGTCTTACGGCGCGTCCCGGCACTGATCTCAATGGGATGGCCGAGGCCTGCGGCATGAGCTGGAGCGAATTTGCCGCCTATAACCGCCATCACAAACACAGGATCACAGATACGGGGCGCTCCACCTTTGTGTATGTGCCTGCCCAGAAGGAGCGTCAGGCACAGGCTTTTCTGGGGTCGTCACGCTGCACGGCCTATGCCGGGTGGGGTGCCATGCGGGTGACCAGCAATGCCGACTCGTGGGAAAAAATCAGCCGACGTTGCGGCGTGCCCGTGGCGCAACTGCGCGCGCTCAATCCTGGCGAAAGCCGTTTGAGCGCAGGACAGACCGTGCTTGCGCCGCGTTCGGTGGATATGTCCGCCAAGGCAGTGGCGGCGCTGGACGGTAAGGCGCAGTCAAAGGCCGAGGGCGGTAAAAAATCAGCTTCTCCGGGCAAGGCCGTGCCCCAGGCTTCGGCCCAGTCCTCGCCACAGGCTTCAGGCCAGAGGGCGGTTCAGGCTCCAGTTCAGGCTCCAGTTCAGGCCTCGGCGCAGGCTTCGGGCCAGCCATCGGCGCGGGCTGTGGCCTCGTCGGGCAGCCATACGCTTCAGGCCAATGAAACCCTGTACGCCGTGGCCAAACAGCACAACGTCACGGTCAAGGATTTGCAGGATCATAATAATATAGAGAACCCCAATGCGCTGCAGGCAGGAACCGTCCTGCGCATTCCGGCTGGCGCCGGCTCTGCGGCCAACACCGCAGCCGGGCCTGCAAACGTGCCTGCTGGAAAACCTGCGGCCAGCTCAGCCGCCGGGACTTCGGTCAAACCTGCGGCCGTCTCCGCAGCCGGGCCTGCGGCTGGCGGGTCAGACGGCAGAGTGGGCGGCAGAGTGGGCGGCCCGGCGAGCGGCACGGCGAGCAGCCCGGCGAGCACCAGGCCCGTGCCCAAGGCGACCAAGACGACGTATACGGTGCAGGCCAAGGACAGCCTGTGGAAGATCGCGCGCGAACACAAGGTCAGCGTTGAAGACCTCATGCGCTGGAACGGCGTGAACGAGAAAAA
This DNA window, taken from Desulfovibrio sp., encodes the following:
- a CDS encoding lytic transglycosylase domain-containing protein — encoded protein: MTESSMDIAAQGRKGVTVGLRLCVLAVACCLMLAGGCASRQSGDSGGRGVSFSVPDDDPTPLSSKEMAALQSTGQVDKSVPPEAMDDVTRQYKYYLHKGRNSVCVFSKRAEGYLNYSRQVFRSRGIPEELAYLAIVESGYRVDARSPVGAAGAWQFMPGTGERFGLTQDWWTDERLDPYESVEAAADYLQKLHEYFGDWPTAVAAYNAGEGKISRAKEGTGGKNFYEIKARNHMLDDKAQLREETKQYVPRFLAITKIMRNLPDLGFEPIRPENAPGVQRLTARPGTDLNGMAEACGMSWSEFAAYNRHHKHRITDTGRSTFVYVPAQKERQAQAFLGSSRCTAYAGWGAMRVTSNADSWEKISRRCGVPVAQLRALNPGESRLSAGQTVLAPRSVDMSAKAVAALDGKAQSKAEGGKKSASPGKAVPQASAQSSPQASGQRAVQAPVQAPVQASAQASGQPSARAVASSGSHTLQANETLYAVAKQHNVTVKDLQDHNNIENPNALQAGTVLRIPAGAGSAANTAAGPANVPAGKPAASSAAGTSVKPAAVSAAGPAAGGSDGRVGGRVGGPASGTASSPASTRPVPKATKTTYTVQAKDSLWKIAREHKVSVEDLMRWNGVNEKNLRAGSVLVVEQ